One region of Carcharodon carcharias isolate sCarCar2 chromosome 21, sCarCar2.pri, whole genome shotgun sequence genomic DNA includes:
- the LOC121293032 gene encoding dual specificity protein phosphatase 6-like → MLEKFPCAPFDSEMAICKATGWLHDQLERGNDRLLLVDCRAHELYDSSHIEAAINVAIPGLMLRRLKKGNFPVKSLISNNEDKERFARRCKTDIILLYDESTVEWNENLNATSVLGLLLRKLKDEGCKVFCLEGGFSKFQAEYPTHCETNLDSSCGSSSPTLPVLGLGGLRISSDSSSDIESEPDRDAPNSATECDSSPLSNNHQPSFPVEILPHLYLGCAKDSTNLDVLEEHGIKYILNVTPNLPNLFENAGEFKYKQIPISDHWSQNLSQFFPEAIAFIDEARNQSCGVLVHCLAGISRSVTVTVAYLMQKLNLSMNDAYDIVKMKKSNISPNFNFMGQLLDFERTLGLSSPCDNRLSSQPLYFTTTPTNQNVFQLDPLQST, encoded by the exons ATGTTAGAGAAATTTCCCTGCGCCCCGTTTGACTCGGAAATGGCGATCTGCAAGGCGACGGGTTGGCTGCACGACCAGCTGGAGAGGGGCAACGACCGGCTGCTGCTGGTGGACTGCCGAGCCCACGAACTGTACGACTCGTCGCACATCGAGGCGGCCATCAACGTCGCCATCCCCGGCTTGATGCTGAGGCGCCTGAAGAAGGGCAACTTCCCCGTCAAGTCGCTCATCTCCAACAACGAGGACAAGGAGAGGTTCGCCCGGCGCTGCAAGACCGACATCATCCTGCTGTACGACGAGAGCACGGTGGAGTGGAACGAGAACCTCAACGCCACCTCGGTGCTGGGCTTGCTACTGAGAAAGTTAAAGGACGAAGGATGCAAAGTGTTCTGCTTGgaag GCGGATTCAGCAAGTTCCAGGCGGAATACCCGACGCACTGCGAGACCAACCTGGACAGCTCTTGCGGCAGCTCCTCTCCCACCCTGCCGGTGCTGGGGCTCGGGGGGCTCCGCATCAGCTCGGACTCGTCCTCGGACATCGAGTCGGAGCCGGACAGAGACGCCCCCAACAGCGCGACCGAGTGCGACAGCAGCCCGCTGTCCAACAACCACCAACCTTCCTTCCCCGTCGAGATTCTGCCCCACTTGTACCTGGGCTGCGCCAAGGACTCCACCAACCTGGACGTGTTGGAGGAGCACGGCATCAAGTACATCCTGAACGTGACCCCCAACCTGCCCAACCTGTTTGAGAACGCCGGCGAGTTCAAATACAAGCAGATCCCCATTTCAGATCATTGGAGTCAGAACCTTTCCCAGTTCTTCCCTGAAGCCATCGCCTTCATAG ATGAAGCCCGTAACCAGAGTTGTGGGGTGTTGGTGCACTGTTTGGCGGGGATCAGTCGCTCAGTCACAGTGACCGTGGCCTATCTGATGCAGAAGCTGAACCTCTCCATGAACGACGCCTATGACATTGTGAAGATGAAGAAGTCCAACATCTCCCCTAACTTCAACTTCATGGGGCAGCTGCTGGACTTTGAGCGGACCCTGGGCCTCAGCAGCCCTTGTGACAACCGGTTGTCTTCACAACCCCTgtacttcaccaccacccccaccaaccaaaACGTGTTCCAGCTCGACCCGCTCCAGTCCACTTGA